Proteins encoded within one genomic window of Candidatus Cloacimonadota bacterium:
- a CDS encoding O-acetyl-ADP-ribose deacetylase yields the protein MQRSRDMIKLTQGNIVDFAGDAIVNAANKSLLGGGGVDGAIHRAAGPELLAECRTLGGCPTGQARLTRGYQLPARYVIHTVGPVWKGGNHGENELLSSCYRESLQLADRQGLRSIAFPNISTGVYGFPKEPAARIAIQTVREFLEARPEMEVSFFCFDAENYAIYQSLLKEQPDPASKQ from the coding sequence ATGCAGAGGAGTAGAGATATGATTAAATTGACACAGGGCAATATTGTGGATTTCGCTGGCGATGCCATCGTGAACGCCGCGAACAAATCCCTGCTGGGGGGCGGCGGTGTTGACGGCGCCATTCACAGGGCAGCGGGGCCGGAACTTTTGGCTGAATGCCGGACTCTGGGCGGCTGTCCCACCGGCCAGGCCAGGCTGACGCGGGGCTATCAGCTTCCGGCAAGATATGTGATCCACACCGTGGGCCCGGTTTGGAAAGGCGGAAACCACGGTGAAAACGAGCTTTTGTCTTCCTGCTACCGGGAGTCGCTGCAACTGGCAGACCGGCAAGGACTGCGCTCCATTGCCTTTCCGAACATTTCAACAGGAGTTTACGGCTTTCCCAAGGAACCGGCAGCCCGGATCGCCATCCAGACGGTGCGGGAATTTCTGGAAGCGCGGCCCGAGATGGAGGTGAGCTTTTTCTGCTTTGACGCGGAGAATTACGCCATCTACCAGAGCCTACTGAAGGAGCAACCTGACCCCGCATCCAAACAATGA